In Gammaproteobacteria bacterium, the DNA window ATGCTCGATTCCCAAACTATCCCAAATTGTGTCTATTCGTTTCTTAACTTCTGCGCTCATGCCAATCGTACGTCCCCATATCCTCGTCGTTTCTCCCTTCCATTTGTGCGTCGCATCAAAACCAATTTTGGCACCTAAACCAGAAACCGGCGAAGCAAAGTCCAAATAATCAATCGGGGTATTTTCGATAATGACGGTATCACGGGCTGGATCCATGCGCGTGGTCATGGCCCAAATTACGTCATTCCAATCGCGGATATTGATGTCATCGTCGGTAACCACCACGAATTTGGTGTACATGAATTGACGTAGGAAAGACCATATTCCGAGCATGATACGTTTGGCATGACCAGGATACTGCTTGCGGAGGGCGATACACGCCCAACGGTAAGAACATCCCTCGGGAGGTAAATAAAAATCTATGATTTCCGGAAATTGGCGTTGAAGCAAGGGAATAAACACCTCATTGAGAGCTACTCCGAGAATGGCTGGTTCATCGGGAGGGCGGCCAGTATAGGTACTGTGATAGATGGGATGGTCACGGTGAGTGATACGGTCGATAGTCAAAACCGGAAAAGTTTCTATTTCGTTATAGTAGCCGGTGTGATCACCAAAAGGGCCTTCGGGAGCAGTATCTCGAGGAGCAATGTGGCCTTCTAAAACAAACTCGGCTTCCGCTGGTACCTGGAGATCATTCGTTTGACAAGTGACTACTTCGCTACGAGCACCACGGAGCAACCCAGCAAAGGCGTACTCAGAGAGGGTATCAGGAATTGGCGTAACCGCCGCGAGCAGAATGGCGGGATCAGCGCCTAATATTACCGTGACTGGAAACGGCGTATTGGGGTGAGCCAGTGTCCACTCTTGAAAATCCAAGGCACCCCCACGATGTGACAGCCAACGCATGATTACCCGATTAGGCCCAATTACTTGCTGGCGATAGATACCCAAATTTTGGCGCGACTTATGGGGTCCACGGGTAACTACCAGACCCCAAGTAATAAGTGGGCCAGCATCCTCTGGCCAGCAGGTTTGCACCGGTAACCGCGCGAGATCTACCTCCACACCGTGCCAAACATGCTCCTGACAAGGGCCGTGACGCAATACTCGCGGATTCATGTTCAACACTTGCTTGAAAACTGGAATCTTATCCA includes these proteins:
- the ubiD gene encoding 3-octaprenyl-4-hydroxybenzoate decarboxylase — protein: MLGSIPRFCDRWVSTPRIYELNYKDLRDFIGKLECVGELKRVIIPVDPHLEMTEICDRTLRSGGPALLFENPVGHSVPVLCNLFGTPKRVALGMGQESVDALRQVGRLLAFLKEPEPPKGFRDALDKIPVFKQVLNMNPRVLRHGPCQEHVWHGVEVDLARLPVQTCWPEDAGPLITWGLVVTRGPHKSRQNLGIYRQQVIGPNRVIMRWLSHRGGALDFQEWTLAHPNTPFPVTVILGADPAILLAAVTPIPDTLSEYAFAGLLRGARSEVVTCQTNDLQVPAEAEFVLEGHIAPRDTAPEGPFGDHTGYYNEIETFPVLTIDRITHRDHPIYHSTYTGRPPDEPAILGVALNEVFIPLLQRQFPEIIDFYLPPEGCSYRWACIALRKQYPGHAKRIMLGIWSFLRQFMYTKFVVVTDDDINIRDWNDVIWAMTTRMDPARDTVIIENTPIDYLDFASPVSGLGAKIGFDATHKWKGETTRIWGRTIGMSAEVKKRIDTIWDSLGIEHPSSMCQ